Within Candidatus Hydrogenedentota bacterium, the genomic segment TGGGAGGCCCTCACCCTGCTGATGCACGGGGCGCAGATGACCATTGTGGACAAGACGCCCTTTGACGGGTCGCTGGACCGCGTGGCCTATGAACGCTACGGGGCGGTCTTCCGCGAGGTGCTGGCGAAGCGGGAACATTTTGGCCGGGGCCACACGCCCCTGCCGGGGGTGGGCGTGCTCTTCTCGCACCGGACCCGCGACTGGTTCGCCCGCGAGACGCCCCGGAAATATTTCGAGCCGGTCTACGGGGCGCACAAGGCCCTGGTGTACGGGCACATCCCGATGGAGTTCCTCTTCGATGAGAACCTGTCGGCGGAACGCCTGAAAAACTGCCGGGTGGCCTATCTGCCCGGCGCGGCCATCATGGAGAGGCGTGAGGCGGAACTGCTGCGGGACTATGTCCGGGAGGGCGGGAAACTGCTGCTCACCGGCTGGACCGGCACCCATGATGGCATGGGCAGGCCCATGGCGAAAGAGAGGGCGTCGGGATCGTTCGCGGCGGGCGCGCTGGAGGACCTCATCGGCGCGCGGCTGGTGCGGCTGCTGGACACGGACGACAACCACGTGTCCTTCCCGGCGGAGGGCGGGGAGCTGGACTCGCTGGCGGCGGGCATCCCCCGCGACTGGCCCTTCCTGGCGCGGGGCGCGGGCGTGGTCTACGTGCCGACCACGGCAAAGGCCTTCGGCGAACTGCACAAGCCCTGGCGCTCGCTCCTCCAGCAACAGGGAAAAGAGGGCTTCTTCCTGCCCCAGAGCCCCGAGAAACCCGTCGGTCCCGCCGTGCTGGTCAACGAGTACGGCAGGGGCCGCGTGGTCACCATCACCGCCGCGCCGGACACGGCCATCGCGGGCGAGTGGGGCATGGCGGAGGACCGCATGCTCCTCGAAAACGCCGTCCGTTTCCTCGACCCGAACCCGCCCGTGCGCGTGACGGCGCCGAAGTTCACCGAGTCCGTGGTGACGCGGGGTCCCGAGCCGGACACCCTGCGCGTGCATTTCACGGCCTGTGTTTTCCCGCCGCAAAACACCGCCCAGGACCGGCCAAAGAGCGTGCCGGGCATCATCGAGGACGCGCCCATATTCCGCGCGCGCATCGAGGTCGCCGACGGTGTGGTCTCAGCGGTCCCCTTCAACCAAAGCACGGCGGTGAAGGTGCACGGCGGCGTGGTGGAGGCGCAAATCGAGGACATCCACGAGGTGATCGTGATTCGGACCAGATAGTGTGAGAGGGATGCGCTTTCTCCAAAGATGCCAATCAGGAGATTGGCGTTCCCAGGAAGCACATCCCCGGCAAGGAGGCCCGATGAACAGGCGTGATTTTCTCGCAAGGGCGGGCGCGGGCGCGGCGGCGCTGGCGTCCTGCGCATGGCCCCGCCGGGGCACGGCGGCGACAGGTCCGCCGAATGTGCTGTTCCTCTTCGCGGACGACCTGGACCCCGGCGCGGTGCATGCCCTGGGCAACGCGGAGGTGCGCACGCCGAACATTGACCGCATCGCGGCGCGGGGCACGGTCTTTTCAAACACATACAACATGGGCGCATGGCACGGCGCGGTGTGCGTGGCGAGCCGCACGATGCTGATGACGGGGGCGTACCTGTGGCGGGCGCAAAGGCTGGAACCGGGGCTGGGCGCCGAGGCGGCGGCGGGCCGCCTGTGGCCCCTGCGCATGGCGGAGGCGGGCTACGAAACCTGTTTCTCCGGGAAGTGGCACGTGTCCATGGACCCGAAAAAGGCGTTTCAACGGGTTGCCCACGTGCGGCCCGGCATGCCGGAACAACTTGCGGGCGGCTACCACCGTCCCCCGGCGGAGGGGGAGGACCGGTGGAAACCGTGGGACACGGCGAACGGCGGCTATTGGGAGGGCGGGCGCCACTGGAGCGAGGTGGTGGCGGACGACGCGGAAGAATTTTTACGGCGTCCAAAGGACGGCGGGAAACCGCTGTTCCTGTACCTTGCCTTCAACGCGCCGCACGACCCGCGCCAGGCGCCGAAGGAATACCTGGACCTGTATCCGCCGGACAAGATTGCGCTGCCGGAAAACTACCTGCCCGCGTATCCCGACCGGGAGGCCATGGGCTGCGGGGAGGACCTGCGGGACGAGCAACTGGCCCCCTTCCCCCGGACGGCGCATGCCGTGCGGGTCCACCGCGCGGAGTATTACGCCATCATCTCGCACCTGGACGCGCAGGTGGGGCGCATCCTGGACGCGCTGGAGGCCTCGGGCCGCGCGGACAACACGCTGGTGGTCTTCTCCGCGGACAACGGCCTCGCCTGCGGACAGCACGGGCTGCTGGGCAAGCAGAACATGCACAACCACAGCATGCGGGTGCCCCTGATCATGGCCGGGCCGGGCATCCCGGCGGGCGGGCGCGTGGACGCGCCGGTGTACCTGCAGGATGCGGCGGCCACGGCGCTGGAGATGGCGGGCGCGGGAACATGGGAAGGGATGGAGTACCGGAGCCTGCTGCCGCTGCTGCGCGGAGAGGCCAACGCCGCGCGCGACGCCGTCTACGGCGCCTACATGGAGCTCCAGCGCATGCTGGTCATGGACGGGTTCAAACTCGTCCACTACACCAAGGCAGGGAAGTGGCTGCTTTTCGACCTCGCCGCCGACCCCCATGAAAGGACCGACCTGTCAAAGGACCCGGCGCACGCCGAACGGCTGGAAGGAATGCGGAAGAAACTGGCGGAAATACAGCGTGAAATGGACGACCCGCTGGCGGGGTGAGCCGGGGACGTCCAGGCTCTTCCGGAACGCGGCAGGATGCCGCGTCTACTTTGTCGGGAATGGGCATTTCCGGCCCCCCATGCTACAATGGCCCGCGTCGGTTTCATCAAGGCGCGGCGGGACAGCACATTGAACTGGCCTGACCGGAACGGGAGAGGCATGATGTCGGACTCGGGCGTGGCCATTCCAGAGACGGGCGGGGACCGGGACGCGCTGCTGGCGCGGCTGGCGGGGTTCCGCGAGGGGGACGTGAAGTGGCGGGAGAACCGGGCCTTCGGCCTGGTGTACCAGCACAGCGAGGGGCACACGGAGTTTCTGAAGGCGGCGCACGGGCTGTACCTGTCGGCGAACGGGCTGAACCCGATGGCGTTCAAGAGCCTCCAGCGGATGGAGCGGGAGGTGGTGGGGATGACGGCGCGGATGTTCCACGGGGACGAGGCGGTGACGGGGAGCATGACCTCGGGCGGCACGGAGAGCCTGCTGCTGGCGGTGCTGACGTACCGTAACCGTGCGCGGCGGAAACGTCCCTGGATTCGCAGGCCGGAGATCATTGTCCCGGAGTCGGCCCATGTGGCGCTCATCAAGGCGGGGGAGTATTTCGATGTGAAAATTGTCCCGGTGCCCTGCGGGCCGGACTACCGCGCGGATGTGCGGGCCATGGAGCGGCGGATCAACCGGAACACGATAGCGCTGGTGGGCTCCGCGCCGTGCTATCCCTACGGCACGCTGGACCCCATCGGCGAACTCGGTGAACTGGCGGCGCGGCGCGGGCTGCCGCTGCATGTGGACGCCTGCCTGGGCGGGTTTTTCCTGCCCTGGCTGGAGGGGCTGCCGCCCTTTGACTTCCGGGTGCCGGGGGTGACCTCCATCTCGGCGGACATCCACAAGTACGGCTATGCGGCCAAGGGCGCGTCCACCCTGCTGTACCGCAGCGCGGACTGGTTCCGCGACCAGATTTTCGCGGAGGTGGACTGGTGCGGCGGGGCCTACGGCGGGGCGACCATGGCGGGGACCCGGCCCGGCGGCCCGATTGCGGCGGCGTGGGCGTCGCTCCACGGCCTGGGCCGGAACGGCTACACGGAGAACGCCCGCGCGGTGATGGCGGTGGCGGCGCGGTTCCGGGAGGGCATCCGGGCCATTCCCGGCCTGGCGGTGCTGGGCGATCCGGTGATGGGCGTGATGGCCTACGGGTCGCCGGACGGGAAGCTCAGCCTGTACGCCGTGGCGGACCGGCTGGAGAAAAAGGGCTGGCATGTGGACCGGCTGCAGCGGCCCGAAAGCGTGCACATGATCCTGAATCCGGGCCACGCGGTGATTGTGGACGAGTACCTGGCGGACCTGCGGGAAGCGGTGGATTATGTCCGGGCGCATCCCGACGCGGCGCTGGAGGGTTCCGCGCCGATGTACGGGCTGATGGCGAAGATGCCCCTGCGGCGCGTGGTAAAAAAGAACCTGACGGACATTTTCATGCAGATGTACTCGCAGACGGGGCATGCGGAGACGGCGGAGGACGGGGAGGACACGCCCGCCATACCGAAGCCGCTCCTGCAACTGATGCGGCTGAAGGCGCGGCTGGGGCGGCTGTTTTCGCGGGGGGGCGGGGCATGAGGGTGGCGCTTTCGGGAGTGACATCCCCCGGCCCTAAAGGGCCACCCCCTTCAAAGGGGGACCAGGGACCCCTGCAGCCGGCAATTGCCAAACGTTGCACCAGCCTTCGGGCCGCGCATGGGGACCAATTGACGGGACCCCTGCAGCCGGCAATTGCCAAACGTTGCACCAGCCTTCGGGCCGCGCATGGGGACCAATTGACGGGACCCCTGCAGCCGGCAATTGCCAAACGTTGCACA encodes:
- a CDS encoding aspartate aminotransferase family protein, which encodes MSDSGVAIPETGGDRDALLARLAGFREGDVKWRENRAFGLVYQHSEGHTEFLKAAHGLYLSANGLNPMAFKSLQRMEREVVGMTARMFHGDEAVTGSMTSGGTESLLLAVLTYRNRARRKRPWIRRPEIIVPESAHVALIKAGEYFDVKIVPVPCGPDYRADVRAMERRINRNTIALVGSAPCYPYGTLDPIGELGELAARRGLPLHVDACLGGFFLPWLEGLPPFDFRVPGVTSISADIHKYGYAAKGASTLLYRSADWFRDQIFAEVDWCGGAYGGATMAGTRPGGPIAAAWASLHGLGRNGYTENARAVMAVAARFREGIRAIPGLAVLGDPVMGVMAYGSPDGKLSLYAVADRLEKKGWHVDRLQRPESVHMILNPGHAVIVDEYLADLREAVDYVRAHPDAALEGSAPMYGLMAKMPLRRVVKKNLTDIFMQMYSQTGHAETAEDGEDTPAIPKPLLQLMRLKARLGRLFSRGGGA
- a CDS encoding sulfatase-like hydrolase/transferase, which translates into the protein MNRRDFLARAGAGAAALASCAWPRRGTAATGPPNVLFLFADDLDPGAVHALGNAEVRTPNIDRIAARGTVFSNTYNMGAWHGAVCVASRTMLMTGAYLWRAQRLEPGLGAEAAAGRLWPLRMAEAGYETCFSGKWHVSMDPKKAFQRVAHVRPGMPEQLAGGYHRPPAEGEDRWKPWDTANGGYWEGGRHWSEVVADDAEEFLRRPKDGGKPLFLYLAFNAPHDPRQAPKEYLDLYPPDKIALPENYLPAYPDREAMGCGEDLRDEQLAPFPRTAHAVRVHRAEYYAIISHLDAQVGRILDALEASGRADNTLVVFSADNGLACGQHGLLGKQNMHNHSMRVPLIMAGPGIPAGGRVDAPVYLQDAAATALEMAGAGTWEGMEYRSLLPLLRGEANAARDAVYGAYMELQRMLVMDGFKLVHYTKAGKWLLFDLAADPHERTDLSKDPAHAERLEGMRKKLAEIQREMDDPLAG